The Triticum aestivum cultivar Chinese Spring chromosome 5A, IWGSC CS RefSeq v2.1, whole genome shotgun sequence genomic sequence AGATGCGACATGTTTTGAATTGGGCAGAAACTAATGGTAGATGAAGGACTTGACCTTATGCTTAATGTCTGTCTTTTTAGTTCAGTACTGCATGCACCAAAGAGCTTAAGCAATCCATTCATTCTACTCTTCTTTTGATATCATATATGCTGTCGTAATTAGTAGTATCTAACTTGTATTATGACTATGTGATTGGCAAACAAACAGCTCTATGGATTTGCATACGCAGGACCATTCGGTCATTTTTTCCACAAGCTTATGGACAAGATTTTCAAGGGACAGAAGAAAGGAAAAGAAACTACAGCCAAGAAGGCATGCATGCAACTATCTTTGATCTTGACATTTACTCATGGACCATGCATCATTTTCTCGCAGCTCAATTAATTAACTGGTATTTTTGCACTATATATGCAGGTCATAGTGGAGCAGCTAACTGTATCACCATGGAACAATATGATGTTCATGATGTACTACGGTCTGGTAGTTGAAGGTATTCTAAGTTGAATGCATATTTTCGATCAAACTCCTCTTTATGTACAGATATCAAGAAAAAACTTGCTGGCAGTTCTTTTCATGTATATGTGCATATATCATTTCATTTCTACAAAATGGCTACAACTTAATCTGCCCTTCTTCTCAGTTGTGAGGTTCCTGGGGCTGTAGATTACTGTTTTGTGTGGTGCTTGAATTTTGCCGAggaatttttttttgcatttcttGCTATTTAGGATTGTAGGCACTTCCCTGGCCAAGTCTTGTGCATTGATCAGACTGCAAGGATCTATTCATCCATTCTCTGATGAACTTCCTTTTTCAGCGAGTAATGGCAACATGGAAAGTAATTTTTAAAAATTTCAGGGAGGCCATTCGGGCAAGTAAAGAGCAAGGTCAAGAAGGACTTTGCAAACATCCAATTGACAGCTTGGAAGGTATTACTATCCATCACCTAATTTGTGTCTTGCTTGTAGTGGATATTTTTAGTCTGCTTATCTTTTATCAGCTCATCGAAAAGCTTTAGAATACTGAATACATGAGCAATATATAACGCGTGTATATACCTTTCTGTGGCTGCATGCAGTTCTGGCCAATAGTTAGCTGGATCAACTATGAGTACATGCCACTCCAGCTCCGAGTTCTTTTCGCCAGCTCCATT encodes the following:
- the LOC123102335 gene encoding peroxisomal membrane protein PMP22: MSEVAAMAGQAYMRQLSKHPLRTKAITSGVLAGCSDAVAQKISGVKKLQLRRLLLIMLYGFAYAGPFGHFFHKLMDKIFKGQKKGKETTAKKVIVEQLTVSPWNNMMFMMYYGLVVEGRPFGQVKSKVKKDFANIQLTAWKFWPIVSWINYEYMPLQLRVLFASSIASCWAVFLNLKAARSIAGASKNA